The sequence GCAGGCCTTGGATCACGCTGGACGCATTCCTGGGGTTGAAGCCAAATGGGGCAGGGCCTGTGGCTCTGGGGCTTTGCTCTGGGGAACAGCCAGTGAGGCAAGGGGGGACTGAGGGGAAGCAGAAACAGGAGGGCGGAGGAATCAGTGACCCCCGGTACAAAGCCCCATATACCTAAGTCCCAATTAAGGCCCTGCACCCCAAGGCCTGGTGCCCTCAAATATCAGCAGTTAGGGCTCTGATTCCCTGCACCGCTCAGAGCCAAGATACTAGCATCTCAGCTGCCAGTTCCCCCTGAAATATAAGCCTTGGCCTTCAGAATGCCCTGGTTCTTGCACTTCCAGACCCAGGACCTAGGTCCCCAAAGCTACTgttccttttataataaaattttgggGTACACATCACTGCATTCCTAGTGCCTCCAGATCCAGGAATGTGAAGTTTCAGGGGTCTCCCAGGGTAAGTTCTTTAGCATTACAAAATCCAACGTCCCTCCCAAACAATGTTGGGGTCCCAATGAGCCTCCCACTTCTTACTCCCAGTTATGGGTGCTCAACGTCCTGTCCTCCAAAGTCCTAGAGATCTGGACAACCTTCCCTCACAGGTCACGATCAGACTAACCACAGATTCCAATGACCCCTCCCCACAACCCCCATTCCATCAGTACAATATTTAGGTCTCATGGGCCAGGTTCATGTACTTCCAACGTTCAGCTACCTTGAACATCACATTTTGTAGTCTCTGAAGATAATTAGGAACTAGATTCCTGCAGCCTCAATGGTAAACCCATAGGCTTCCAACATGTTGTCTTGGTTTTTTGGTAAAATCAAAGCAGCTCAGAGTTCCAGCCTCTGCTGTGTATCAGGGACCTGGCTAAGAAAAGGACAGTATTTGCCTTTTTGCCATGGCTACCAGGAAGCCCAgaacctaaattttttttttttttttttctgagatggagtcttgctctatcaccaggctggagtgcagtggcgcaatctcagctcactgaaactcctgcctcctaagttcaagcgatcctcccacatcaccctcccaagtagctaggattacagtcgtgtgccaccatgcccggctaaatttttttgtatttttagcagagatggagtttcaccatgttggccaggccagtcttgaactcctgacctcaagtgttcaaggcctgccttggcctcccaaagtgctgggattacaggtgtgagccaccgtgcccagcccagaactaAATCttaaagaaggccgggcgcggtggctcacgcctgtaatccctgcactttgggaggccgaggcaggcggatcacgaggtcaggagatcgagaccatcctggctaacatggtgaaactccgtctctactaaaatacaaaaaattagccgggcgcggtggcgggcgcctgtagtcccagctactcaggaggctgaggcaggagaatggcgtgaacccgggaggcggagcttgcagtgagccgagatggtgccactgtactccagcctgggcgacagagtgaagactccgcctcaaaaaaaaaaaaaaaaaaatcttaaagaaaaagccATTGTTGGTAATCTAGTGTCTGCTAGGTCCTGTAAGTGGGATCCAGAGATAGAGGGTATTTACTCAGTGCCAGACACTATTTTAATCAGTTCAGAggaatcatctcatttaatcctcaaaatagcCCTTTGAAGTCAGCAATAAGAtggtctcattttacagatggggaaaccaaggccaaGGGAGATTGGGCCTCTTGTTCAAGATCACATGGGTGGTcatgtgtgttgaatgaatggagCCCTGCTTCAAGCCGCTTCACCTCACCTAGGGATCGGGGTGGTGGGTGGAAAGGAACAGTGTACAGTGTCTCTGGGTTTCCCTTTGACCCCAGAAAAAAGTCACAGAAATTCCTACAGAGAAGCTTGGATCAGTGCTTTGTTATCTTGGCATTAAACAGGTGACCTTGAGCACCAGCTTTGTCCTCAGGTGGGACAATCCTTGGCTAACATCTGGGCCTTGGACAGGGTCTTGGGGGATGGCTCCATTCTGTTCCATGTCAGGTGGGGCTGCTGGCCAGCTGTGGAGGCCGCTGCTCAGTCAGGGGCACAGGTAATAGGCCAGAATAGTCAGTTCCTCTTCATGGTTTCCCTGATCCACTTCAAGTAGTGGCAGACTTTGGTATAGACACCAGGCTTGGTTGTGTTGTCACAAGGGACATCACCCCAGGACACAATGCCCTGCAGGACGCCCCCACAGACCAGGGGTCCCCCGGAGTCACCCTGTGGGGAAAAGATGGGGTCTCAGGTTGAGTGAAACCTCCTGGATTCAGTGCATTCATCCTCATCCTAATCACCATTTGCAATCTCACCCCAAACCCAATCCATCCCCATCCCAGGGAATCCCAACCCAACTCAGTTGGGATTGTCCCAGTTTATCCCAGTTTATCCCAAACGAAGCCAACCCAACCCCAACCCCAGTTCAACACAGCTCAATACAACTCACCCAACCTATGTCCAATCTCACCCCCATGCAACCCCAGTGCAACTGAACTAAGTTAAATCCAACCCAGCCCACATCCTCACCATTCAAAATCAAACCAAACCCATGCCCATCTCAAAATCCAATCTCAATCTTCGTGTCTTCTGCATTCCAAATAAAATCTACCTCATCCCAATTCGATCCTAACATATTTCCCACCCAAAATCAAACCAAACCATTCCCATTCTCAGCCCCAACCCATGCCATCTCAAACCAACTATCACATTATCCACCTCAAACAACGCAATCCCCACCTATAACCCCAACTCCAACCTCACCCCTATTCTAACTTCTCTTCCTACTCCATCTCCAAGCCTAACCCTAGCATCTTCTCTGGcccaaagcaaagaaaatacaaCCCCATCCGAACTCCCACACCTGTCTCCATCCCTCTTTTTCCGCCTGAGGGCCCCTCTGGGCTCTGACCTCACAGGATTCTGCGCCTCTGCCCTCCGCGCCTGCACACACCATGGTGTTCGTCAGGCGCCCCGGGTAGCTCTTGTCACAAGACGTGTCCGAGATAATGCTGATGTTGGCACAATGCAACGTATCTGGGAGACTCACTGGGGAGGACAGTGGACTTGGAGCAGATCCATAAATTCTGGCCCTTGTCCCCTCCGCCCAAGAGCCCTGGAGCATAGGATTCCTTGAGGCCTCGCATCCAGCTCCATCCTTTCACGCACCTTGTGACTGGGGGCTCCGGGTGGTCCCAGGCTCGATGTGGGACACCAGGCCCCAGCCAGACACCACACAGGCCTCCCCCGGGTGGGGGCAACGCGTAGGTAGCACCACGGGGCGCACCTGGGGGGTCAGGCGTGCGGGCTGGACTAGACGCAGCAACATGATGTCGTGGCGGTGGCTGCGCGCTTCGTAGCGTGGGTGTGGGATGACCCGAGACGCGGTCCGTAGTTGCTCTGGGCCATCGCGCTTGCGCAGGTTGTGCTCCCCCAGGCGCACTCTCATGAAGCTGTGCGGGCGAGTGGTTTTCCCGCCAGTGGTTACCCGCAAGTAGAGGACAGAAGGATCAAAGAGTGGGCAGCCCGAGGTCCCCCGACCCTTTAGGAATCTCGACATCCCATTACCTTTTCCCAAGACCCTGAAGCCAAAATGCTCCTCAAGGACCAAGGAGTCTGAAGTCAGGCACACTCCTAGAACTCTATCCCCTCCAACTACTCCCAGCCCCCTGCTGGTCTCTCCCTGATTCCAGGATTCTCACATCCCTAGAACTGAGGCTCAAAAGCTGGAACGAGTCTTCTCCTTACCCCTTCAGAGATCTAAGGCTTTGAAACACACACTCCCCTCTCACCCAGAGGCTTGACATCCAGCCCCCTCGTCTTTCAGAACCCAGGAGTTCTGGCGTCTGCCTCCGTCTTCCCCCAAACCTAGGAGCTCTTCCCCACACCAGGCTCCCTCAGGACCCTGAGCCCTGCCTTCATACCGGGTTTGGCAGTGGGCCGCAGACAGCACCCAGTGTGGGGAGATGAGGGAAGCGCCACAGTTAAAGCGTCCACGCTCGTAGAGGGCCACTTGCCATGGCTGGGAGTGGGGTGCACACTCGTCACCTTCCAGCAACTTGTCACCATCTTGGGCTGCTAGGAGAAGGGGTAGAGGATGCCTGAGGACAGGGACCTTTGCATTGCCTCCTACACCTTCCTTGCACCCTACCCTAACTACTATATGCCTATGCCTTTCCTCTAACTTCTCAAGATACCttgctctgttttttgtttttgtttttgttttttaagaccgagtctcactctcttgcgcaggctgaagtgcagtggcctgccCTGTTGTTTGTTTACAACCGCTGCCTTTCTCCAAAACTCAAGCCCCTACCCCATTTGCTATAAGACTCGGGGAGAGACAGGAAGGGGAACAGACCAGAGGGCAAGAAGTCCTCTGTGGTTGGGGGTGGAGACAGGGGCACTGGATACAGGTTCAGACAGTGGGTCACTTGAAACCAATCCTTCAAGTTCACCAAATTGTCACTGACATCAAACGGATATGGCCACTCAGTATGTGTGACATAGCCTTGGCCCCAGAGTCTGGACATGTCAGCCAAGTTCATTGTGCAGTATGAGTCCCAGATGTGACCATACAAGGTCATggacatgcatacatgcacatcCAGCTTCCAAACTTAGGTGCAGCTATGGAGAGGACTGGAAGCTGAAATTCACTTGCAGGCACATGGGTTGCAGCTTCAAGAATCACagcacaggctgggcatggtggctcatgcctgtaatcccagcactttgggaggccgaagcaggtggatcgcctgaggtcaggagttcgagaccagcctggccaatatggtgaaaccctgtctctaataaaaatacaaaaaatcagctggcatggtggcgggtgcctgttatcccagctactctggaggctgcggcaggaaaatcgcttgaacccgggcggtggaggttgcagtgggccgaggttgctccattgcactccagcctgggtgacaagagtgaaacttcactcgaaaaaaaaaaaaaaaaaagaaaagaatcacagCACAGATGTTCATATGTGTGTATGAATATGGATGGTTAAgacatgaatacacacacgcatgcacgaatacacacacacacacacacgcatgcacaaacacacacacagaactggATATGGTTCAGACCTAAATTCAACATA comes from Macaca fascicularis isolate 582-1 chromosome 19, T2T-MFA8v1.1 and encodes:
- the KLK15 gene encoding kallikrein-15 isoform X1, encoding MGDQEGNAEWGWGKGLPVVRRNLLTVGGISLCLEGSWWRQKAPASPGFSPSLPRLQRNPGPSSTMWLLLTLSFLLASSAQDGDKLLEGDECAPHSQPWQVALYERGRFNCGASLISPHWVLSAAHCQTRFMRVRLGEHNLRKRDGPEQLRTASRVIPHPRYEARSHRHDIMLLRLVQPARLTPQVRPVVLPTRCPHPGEACVVSGWGLVSHIEPGTTRSPQSQVSLPDTLHCANISIISDTSCDKSYPGRLTNTMVCAGAEGRGAESCEGDSGGPLVCGGVLQGIVSWGDVPCDNTTKPGVYTKVCHYLKWIRETMKRN
- the KLK15 gene encoding kallikrein-15 isoform X2, coding for MGDQEGNAEWGWGKGLPVVRRNLLTVGGISLCLEGSWWRQKAPASPGFSPSLPRLQRNPGPSSTMWLLLTLSFLLASSAQDGDKLLEGDECAPHSQPWQVALYERGRFNCGASLISPHWVLSAAHCQTRFMRVRLGEHNLRKRDGPEQLRTASRVIPHPRYEARSHRHDIMLLRLVQPARLTPQVRPVVLPTRCPHPGEACVVSGWGLVSHIEPGTTRSPQSQG